The sequence TGGACCGGATGGAGGTGATTCGCTTGTCAGGTTACACTGAACTGGAGAAAGTTCGAATCGCAGAAGATTTTATCATTCCAAGACAACGAAAACTACACGGTTTGATAGCTGAACAGTTGCGTTTCCGCAAAGCTGCGGTAGAAGAAGTGATTCGAAGCTATACTCGTGAGGCTGGCGTGCGCAATCTGGAGCGGGAGCTTGGTAAGATCTGTCGGAAAGTAGTTACCCAGTTGGTTCGCTCTGAAGAGAAGAAGAACATGATGGTGACACCGAAATTAGTGCACAAGTGCTTGGGGGTGCCACATCCACCAAGGGATCGCAAGAACGATCATAACGAGGTGGGCGTGGCAATGGGCTTAGGTGTCACTTCACTGGGTGGAGAAACCATGCTGGTGGAAGTTGGACTGATGCCTGGAGGTGGTAAATTGTCCCTGACTGGTAAATTGGGTGATGTGATGCAGGAGTCCGCCAAAGCCGCTTATTCATGGGTGCGCAGCAATGCGGAGTCACTTCGCATCGATCATAAGCTCTTCAAAAAGCGAGATCTACATATTCACTTGCCGGAAGGTGCGACTCCCAAAGATGGTCCGTCTGCTGGGTTACCGTTGATCACAGCGATTGTTAGTGCTTTTACCCAGATCCCAGTTCGTAACGAAGTAGCGATGACAGGTGAGATCACTCTCCGGGGACATGTTACAGAAATAGGTGGGTTGAAGGAGAAACTACTAGCTGCTCGTCGGGGCATGTTTTCAACGGTTGTAATCCCTGTGGAAAATGAGAAAGATCTGGCTGAAATTCCAGCCGAAATTACAGACGGACTGCGAATTAGAGCGGTACATAACGTGAATGACGCCCTCAACATTGCCTTGGAACATCACCCAGCCTTACTTGAGGTGCCAACCACTGCTGGAGAAGAGCTTCCAACAGATGGTACTGAAACGGTTGTCTGACCAGATCACAACGATATTTTTTCCAACAGCCCGCAATGACATTTTCCCATGATTGAAGTTTTCCTGCCCGATGGTTCATCTTGTCAATTACCTGAAGGTGCCACAGGATTGGACCTAGCTAACAGCATCGGTCGCCGCTTAGCACAAGATGCAGTGGCTGTTCGTATCAATGAACAGCTCAGTGATATTTGTCTAGAATTGCCCAATCAGGCACAGATCGAAATCGTAACACGAACTCAGCCCGATGGCGTAGAGTTGCTGCGCCATGATGCGGCACATGTGATGGCCCAGGTCGTCAAAGAACTCTACCCAGAAACTCAGGTCACTATTGGTCCGGTGATTGAGAATGGTTTCTATTATGATTTTGCCCGTGAAGAGTCCTTCACTCCTGATGATTTGGAGCGGATTGAAGGCCGGATGCGAGAGTTAGTGAAAGAAGATATCTCTATTCAAAGAGAAGTCTGGGAGCGGGATGTGGCGATCACTTTTTTTGAAGAGCAAGGAGAGATTTACAAGGCACAAATCATTCGTGATCTCCCAGAAGATGAAGTGATCTCCCTCTATCGCCAGGGAGAGTTCATCGACTTATGCCGAGGGCCCCACTTACCTTCAACAGGCCGTTTGGGGCAGGGTTTTAAATTAATGAAACTAGCAGGAGCCTATTGGCGTGGGAAGTCTGAGAATGCAATGCTTCAGCGCATCTATGGCACCGCGTGGCCCAATGAAAAAGAACTCAATGGCTATCTGCATCAACTGGAGGAAGCAGAGCGGCGAGATCATCGACGACTTGGTCGTGAGATGGGGTTGTTTCATTTCCAAGACGAGGCCCTAGGCTCCGTATTTTGGCATCCAAAGGGTTGGACGTTGTACAGAATTTGTGAGCAGTACATGCGTCAGCGCTTGGAAAAAGCAGGCTATGTAGAGGTCAAGACCCCGCAGTTGGTGGACCGATTGCTCTGGGAGAAATCAGGTCACTGGGAAAAATTTCGGGAGCATATGTTCATTGCCGAAGTGGATGAAGGTGGCAAGGGACATAGCGAAGATCAACGCGCTTTGGCTCTCAAACCTATGAACTGTCCAGGGCATGTGCAGATCTTCCGCCAGGGAATCAAGAGCTACCGTGACCTGCCGTTACGTCTTGCCGAGTTTGGTTCTTGCCATCGTTATGAACCACATGGAGCGCTACACGGATTGATGCGCGTACGTGCTTTCACTCAGGATGATGCACACATCTTCTGTACAGAGAGCCAGATTGAGGGAGAAACCAAGGCTTTCATTGAGTTGCTCTCGACCATCTATCAGGACTTTGGCTTCGAAAGTTTCCGCGTAAAATTTTCAGACCGACCTGAGGTTCGTGCTGGTTCTGATGAGATTTGGGATCGTGCAGAATCAGCGCTGCTAGCGGCAACAAGAGCTGCTGGTCAGGATTACACTCTGAATCCAGGAGAAGGCGCCTTCTATGGGCCAAAACTAGAGTTCGTGTTGCGTGATGCAATTGGTCGTGATTGGCAATGTGGAACTCTGCAAGTGGATTTTGTTTTGCCAGAACGCCTTGATGCAAACTATGTCGCAGAAGATGGACAGCGCTACCGACCTGTGATGCTGCACCGTGCGATTCTTGGTTCCTTTGAGAGGTTTCTAGGTATTTTGGTTGAACAGTTTGCTGGACGCTTCCCATTGTGGCTGGCTCCGACACAGGCTGTCTTGGCAACGATCGTCACAGAAGCCAATGACTATGCACTGGATTTGCAAAACCAACTATTGGCTGCGGGCCTACGTGCTGAGGTTGATTTGCGCAATGAGAAAATTAGTTACAAAGTTCGGGAACACAGCCTACAGAAAGTGCCGGTACTACTAGCACTAGGAAGACGAGAGGCCGAAGAAGAAACTGTGACGGTTCGGCGACTAGGCTCTAAAGAACAACAGACGCTACTCTTCGAAGATTTTTTAGTTCAATTGCAAGCGGAAGCGACACCGCCAACTTTGCGATGAAGCCAATTCCATACATGTGCTGAACATGAGGAAGTATGCGAGAAGATACTGATTTTGATGATGATCTTCTGGATGAAGAAGGTGAAGGGTCAGGAGGGCCTGACGAGGATGCGATTCCGGAGAGTTTTGCCAAAGATCTAGCGACCCGAATGGTCGTTCTCTTCGAGAAAGAGGTAGATCCGAAAGCGGCCGCTGTCACGGTCTCGGACTTCATTTACACCAGTACGAATACACTTAAGAAACTTCCCTACTTCATTGATGCCCTTGAGATGCTGCTCGACAACGAGCAGACACAGCGTTTTGCAGCTCTCAGCTGGGTGGCTCTCGTCAATGAAAGTGTCAACACTGAGGACTACGTTGGCTACGTACAAGATATGCTCGACTACCTGTTGGAGTCTTTCTACAACATGGAGAAGTCAGACGTAGAGATTGGTGATCGCAAATTTTCGGGAACCAGTTATGTGATATGTGAGATTTTTTCCAAGATGTTCGACATGAACAAAAATCATGGCGACGTCTGTTCCGAAATCTTTACGCTTCTGATTCGCAAGGAAATGGTCATTGAAGCCCAGGAAGATGCGGAATATGAGGCTCGCAGTGGCCGTACAGGTTCTAAGAAGGCACGCAAGAAACGCCTGCGCCTTTATGATGAGGTCATCAACTATCTACAGGCTAAGTCACAGTTCAAGCAAAACCAGATGAGTTCGGAGAACCCATTCGAATTCCTTGGAGTGCTGGTCGAGAAACTGAAGGCCACGAAGCGTTATGTCTCCCAGGAAATTCTCAATGCGCGCGCAGCCGAGAAAAAGAAGCAACTCGAGACAGAACTCCAGAATCGACTGGCTTCAGCAGAAGAGTTGGTGATGGGAGTTGATAGTTTCACAGACGGCCTCGGGTTCTTCGTTAAAGAGCGCAAATATAACTTCAAGTTTTTGGCTGTGGAAAGAGTGCGCCTTGCCCTTCAATTGACGGGTTCGATCATCGGTGCATGCTATTTCTTACTCGGATATGTGGGGATGTACGGGATTGATTGGGTGAACGGTACAGTGGTCTGTATCACGATGCTGCTGTTTTCTAGAATCATGACCTCTCGCAAGCGGTTTTCTGACTTCTATCCAAAAGATGTCAGTAAGGAGTTAGAGACCTGCTCAACAGGTTTCATTGATGTCTTTAAGCACATGTCCAGGGGTCAACTGGAACTCTTCCTGAGTAAGCAAATTCGTTTTGACCGAAACCAGGTCTATTTGAAGATGCTGCCCGAATACGTCAAGTACCTTTATGCGATCATGCCGGATCGCAAGAGCATACTGATGGATGTCAAAGAATTGTCGGGCTTGGTCGAGAGTATTGAGATTGATGTGTCTAAGAAGTTGCGGGGCATGCTATGAGTCAACGGACTCGTCTGGCAGCACTGTCTTCGGCTTTGGTTGGTCAGGAGATTTGTCTACGAGGTTGGCTACGAACAGTACGAAATTCAAAGAAATTTTCTTTCCTCAATTTGAATGATGGCTCAACACAGTCAGGAATCCAAATCATCGCTGATGCAGAGTTGCCCGATTATGAAGAGATCACCAAATTAACAACTGGCTCAGCGGTTGAAGTGATTGGTCAACTGGTTGAATCTCCTGGCAAGGGACAAGCCTTTGAAGTTCAAGCTCAGCAGATCCGAATTTACGGGAGGTCACCAGGAGAGGACTACCCACTTCAAAAAAAAGGTCACACCCTCGAATTCCTGCGTGAAATCGCCCACCTCCGACCACGAACCAATACTTTTGGTGCTGTCTTCAGAATTAGGAATACACTCGCTGATGCAGTCCATCGTTTCTTTCAGGAACGTGGATTTCTTTACATTCACACACCAATCATCACTGCCAGCGATACAGAGGGGGCAGGGGCATTGTTTCAAGTTACGACTCTGTCACTAGATCAACGACTACACCTAACTGCTCAGGGCAAGCCCGGCTACAGCGCTGACTTCTTTGGTCGTCCTGTATTCTTAACAGTGTCAGGCCAGTTGAATATAGAAGCATTTGCGTGTTCGTTTGGTGATGTCTACACCTTTGGGCCAACGTTTCGCGCAGAAAATTCCAACACATCCCGGCACCTCGCTGAGTTTTGGATGATTGAGCCAGAGGTGGCTTTCTGTGAATTGTTGGATCTGGTTCAACTAGCTACTGACTTTCTGAAATTCTTGCTCAGCAGCTGCCTTGAACGCCACTCAGAAGACTTGGC is a genomic window of SAR324 cluster bacterium containing:
- the thrS gene encoding threonine--tRNA ligase, whose translation is MIEVFLPDGSSCQLPEGATGLDLANSIGRRLAQDAVAVRINEQLSDICLELPNQAQIEIVTRTQPDGVELLRHDAAHVMAQVVKELYPETQVTIGPVIENGFYYDFAREESFTPDDLERIEGRMRELVKEDISIQREVWERDVAITFFEEQGEIYKAQIIRDLPEDEVISLYRQGEFIDLCRGPHLPSTGRLGQGFKLMKLAGAYWRGKSENAMLQRIYGTAWPNEKELNGYLHQLEEAERRDHRRLGREMGLFHFQDEALGSVFWHPKGWTLYRICEQYMRQRLEKAGYVEVKTPQLVDRLLWEKSGHWEKFREHMFIAEVDEGGKGHSEDQRALALKPMNCPGHVQIFRQGIKSYRDLPLRLAEFGSCHRYEPHGALHGLMRVRAFTQDDAHIFCTESQIEGETKAFIELLSTIYQDFGFESFRVKFSDRPEVRAGSDEIWDRAESALLAATRAAGQDYTLNPGEGAFYGPKLEFVLRDAIGRDWQCGTLQVDFVLPERLDANYVAEDGQRYRPVMLHRAILGSFERFLGILVEQFAGRFPLWLAPTQAVLATIVTEANDYALDLQNQLLAAGLRAEVDLRNEKISYKVREHSLQKVPVLLALGRREAEEETVTVRRLGSKEQQTLLFEDFLVQLQAEATPPTLR
- the asnS gene encoding asparagine--tRNA ligase, which produces MSQRTRLAALSSALVGQEICLRGWLRTVRNSKKFSFLNLNDGSTQSGIQIIADAELPDYEEITKLTTGSAVEVIGQLVESPGKGQAFEVQAQQIRIYGRSPGEDYPLQKKGHTLEFLREIAHLRPRTNTFGAVFRIRNTLADAVHRFFQERGFLYIHTPIITASDTEGAGALFQVTTLSLDQRLHLTAQGKPGYSADFFGRPVFLTVSGQLNIEAFACSFGDVYTFGPTFRAENSNTSRHLAEFWMIEPEVAFCELLDLVQLATDFLKFLLSSCLERHSEDLAFLQKMYDPELCATLEHIVSSEFQTVSYTEAVDILQQSEQPFEFPVEWGADLQSEHERYLTEQHYGCPVVLIDYPRDIKAFYMKQNPDDRTVAAMDVLFPRIGEIIGGSQREDNLEQLQKRLRELDLPEEEYGWYLDLRRYGSVPHSGFGLGFERIVQFVTGMKNIRDVIPFPRVPGHADF